A genomic stretch from Edaphobacter aggregans includes:
- a CDS encoding site-specific integrase → MPQELKALFVCGYETGIRFGELIDIRWSQVDFESGLIVLDSDETKNREGCQVPILEGDMEDLLLEAKKARDDGWPDSEWVFNRQGTQVKDIRGSWRIACIAAGVPELNFHDLRRTAVRNMRRAGVPQVIRMKISGHKTDSMERRYNIVDADDINIAKEFMERRRKSAKKL, encoded by the coding sequence CTGCCGCAAGAACTGAAGGCGCTCTTCGTTTGTGGGTATGAGACTGGCATACGGTTCGGCGAGCTAATCGATATCAGGTGGAGCCAGGTGGATTTCGAAAGCGGACTTATTGTTTTGGATTCCGACGAAACTAAGAACCGAGAAGGCTGCCAAGTCCCCATCCTTGAAGGCGATATGGAAGATCTTCTTCTTGAAGCCAAGAAGGCGCGCGACGACGGCTGGCCAGATTCTGAATGGGTCTTTAATCGTCAAGGAACGCAGGTCAAGGATATTCGAGGTTCCTGGAGGATTGCCTGCATCGCCGCCGGCGTTCCCGAGCTCAATTTTCACGATCTGCGCAGAACGGCGGTCCGAAATATGCGGCGGGCCGGGGTACCTCAGGTAATAAGAATGAAGATCAGTGGACACAAGACGGATTCGATGGAAAGGCGCTACAATATAGTGGACGCAGACGACATCAACATCGCTAAAGAATTCATGGAACGGCGAAGGAAGTCTGCAAAAAAACTGTAA
- the secG gene encoding preprotein translocase subunit SecG, translating into MVILLVILHVIVSLFLVGVVLLQQGKSADLAAAFGGQGSQTAFGPRGAANLLTKLTTWSAILFMVTSIGLTILLSRASGDHSVLAGHPTSQSSPKK; encoded by the coding sequence ATGGTCATTCTTCTCGTTATTCTGCACGTCATCGTTTCGCTCTTCCTCGTCGGCGTAGTCCTGCTCCAGCAGGGCAAGTCCGCCGACCTCGCCGCAGCCTTCGGCGGCCAGGGATCACAGACCGCCTTCGGACCCCGCGGAGCAGCCAACCTCCTCACCAAGCTCACCACCTGGTCGGCCATCCTCTTCATGGTCACCTCCATTGGCCTCACTATCCTGCTCTCCCGCGCCAGCGGCGACCACTCCGTCCTCGCCGGCCACCCCACAAGCCAGAGCAGCCCAAAGAAGTAA
- a CDS encoding MBL fold metallo-hydrolase, giving the protein MIHEILPVGLLQCNCSILGDETCREAIVIDPGDDIPRIQAILERHHLTVKQIIITHAHIDHIAGAHRLKQLTGAPILYNQLDLPLVQMMDIQAGWLGVPTPKVAAPDDNLTDGRTIAITGLTGTVLHTPGHTQGSSCLYLPDHTLLIAGDTLFAGSIGRTDLPGGNTRQLLTTIHHRLLTLPDEVTVIPGHGPKTTIGAERESNPFINSSNFN; this is encoded by the coding sequence ATGATCCACGAAATCCTCCCCGTCGGCCTCCTCCAGTGCAACTGCTCCATCCTCGGCGACGAGACCTGCCGCGAAGCCATCGTCATCGACCCCGGCGACGACATCCCCCGCATCCAGGCCATCCTTGAACGCCACCACCTCACCGTCAAGCAGATCATCATCACCCACGCCCACATCGACCACATCGCCGGAGCCCACCGTCTCAAGCAACTCACCGGAGCACCCATCCTCTACAACCAGCTCGACCTCCCGCTCGTCCAGATGATGGATATCCAGGCCGGCTGGCTAGGCGTCCCCACCCCGAAGGTCGCCGCCCCCGACGACAATCTCACCGACGGCCGCACCATCGCCATCACCGGACTCACCGGAACCGTCCTCCACACCCCCGGCCACACCCAAGGCAGCAGTTGCCTCTACCTCCCCGACCACACCCTCCTCATCGCCGGAGACACCCTCTTCGCCGGCTCCATAGGCCGAACCGACCTTCCCGGAGGCAACACCCGCCAGCTTCTAACCACAATTCACCACCGTCTACTCACCCTTCCCGACGAGGTCACCGTCATCCCAGGTCACGGCCCCAAAACCACGATTGGAGCCGAAAGAGAATCAAACCCATTTATTAATTCAAGTAATTTCAATTAG
- a CDS encoding pyridoxal phosphate-dependent aminotransferase has protein sequence MSYRFSARTGWDVGESGFAKAIREARAAGRRLYDLTVSNPTVCGFCYDAEGILGALGDRRALTYDPDPRGMQSAREAVAGYYRDHGAEVDPDAVGMTTSTSEGYGYLFRLLCDAGDEVLVAQPSYPLFDFLADLEDVRLRPYPLFYDYGWWIDFAELERRIGPRTRAIVVVHPNNPTGHATGVSERARLEEICARHGLALIVDEVFLDYPLRDGERLTSFAVGPHPVLTFVLSGMSKIAGLPQMKVGWIVGLGPEKGRVEAAGRLEVIADTFLSMNAPVQLALPKWLAGRRGIQGQILERARGNLAFAEGSGLEVLRTEAGWSGVLRLPQVGMEDVSERLLREADTVVHPGSFYDIGEGGRVVVSLIVLSSDFSLGLNRIVDLMLR, from the coding sequence GTGAGCTATCGGTTTTCGGCGCGGACGGGTTGGGATGTGGGGGAGAGCGGGTTTGCGAAGGCAATTCGCGAGGCGCGCGCTGCGGGGCGGAGGTTGTATGACCTTACGGTTTCGAATCCTACAGTGTGTGGGTTTTGTTATGACGCAGAGGGGATTCTTGGAGCACTCGGAGATAGGCGCGCTTTGACGTACGATCCTGATCCGCGGGGAATGCAGTCGGCTCGAGAGGCAGTGGCGGGGTATTACCGGGACCATGGAGCTGAAGTTGATCCCGATGCCGTTGGGATGACAACCAGTACGAGCGAAGGCTATGGGTATCTGTTCCGACTGCTCTGTGATGCGGGGGATGAGGTACTGGTGGCGCAGCCTAGTTATCCGCTGTTTGATTTTCTGGCGGATTTGGAAGATGTGCGGCTGAGGCCTTATCCGCTGTTCTATGACTATGGCTGGTGGATCGATTTTGCGGAGCTGGAGCGGAGGATCGGGCCGCGAACGCGGGCGATTGTAGTGGTGCATCCGAATAATCCTACGGGTCATGCGACGGGGGTATCGGAGAGGGCCCGACTGGAGGAGATCTGCGCGCGGCATGGGCTGGCGTTGATTGTGGATGAGGTGTTTCTGGATTATCCGCTGCGGGATGGGGAGCGTCTGACGAGTTTTGCGGTTGGACCGCATCCGGTGCTGACTTTCGTGCTGAGCGGGATGAGCAAGATCGCCGGGCTTCCGCAGATGAAGGTTGGGTGGATTGTGGGGTTGGGACCGGAGAAGGGAAGGGTCGAGGCGGCTGGTCGGCTTGAGGTGATTGCAGATACTTTTTTGTCGATGAATGCCCCAGTGCAACTGGCTCTGCCAAAGTGGCTGGCGGGGAGACGGGGGATTCAGGGGCAGATACTGGAGCGGGCGCGGGGGAATCTTGCGTTTGCGGAAGGGAGTGGACTGGAGGTGCTTCGGACAGAGGCGGGATGGAGCGGCGTGTTGCGGCTGCCTCAGGTTGGAATGGAGGATGTGTCAGAGAGACTTTTACGGGAGGCCGATACGGTGGTTCATCCTGGGTCGTTTTACGATATCGGAGAGGGTGGAAGGGTAGTTGTCAGTCTAATCGTCCTAAGTAGCGATTTTTCATTGGGATTGAATCGTATCGTTGACCTGATGCTTAGATGA
- a CDS encoding ATP-binding protein has product MSRVLVIGDHNHVSREIGDALTAASFPMEYSAGHADALHRLRARSFGVVITNPDSSLDEGLALLEEMRAIRPGVKCIVLAQHSTPDEVIAALRARVFACFTPPFDSGEIVNLARSAASDNEWREDIHVLSARPGWVSVRVNCRLITAERLLTFAKELSTQLPEDTRWEMMQALREILMNAMEHGAAFNPEQVIEVTGVRTGRAYVFYVRDPGSGFRRESLSHAAVADSSQDPTAHIVLREEEGMRPGGFGLLVAAGTVDELIYSEIGNEVLLIKYLDSGSA; this is encoded by the coding sequence ATGAGCCGGGTCCTGGTTATTGGAGATCACAACCACGTGAGCCGCGAGATCGGCGATGCGCTCACAGCAGCCTCTTTTCCCATGGAGTATTCGGCTGGGCACGCTGATGCCCTGCACCGATTGCGCGCGCGATCGTTCGGGGTCGTCATTACTAATCCCGACAGCTCTTTGGATGAAGGCCTTGCACTCCTGGAGGAGATGCGCGCCATCAGGCCCGGGGTAAAGTGCATCGTTCTGGCTCAGCACAGCACTCCGGATGAAGTGATTGCTGCGCTGCGGGCTCGGGTGTTTGCCTGCTTCACGCCTCCGTTTGATTCGGGTGAGATCGTGAACCTGGCTCGGAGCGCAGCGTCTGACAATGAATGGCGGGAGGACATACATGTGCTGTCGGCCAGGCCCGGCTGGGTGTCGGTCCGGGTAAATTGCCGCCTCATTACTGCCGAGCGTCTCCTGACATTTGCGAAAGAGCTTAGCACTCAGTTGCCGGAGGATACCCGGTGGGAGATGATGCAGGCACTGCGAGAGATCTTGATGAATGCGATGGAGCACGGAGCGGCGTTCAATCCCGAACAGGTGATTGAGGTCACCGGCGTTCGAACGGGGAGAGCCTATGTGTTTTACGTGCGTGATCCTGGGTCTGGCTTCCGGCGCGAATCGCTTAGCCATGCGGCTGTTGCCGATTCGTCTCAGGACCCGACGGCTCATATTGTGCTGCGCGAAGAAGAGGGAATGCGTCCCGGGGGATTTGGTCTTCTCGTGGCGGCTGGAACTGTGGATGAGTTGATCTACAGTGAGATTGGGAATGAGGTGCTGCTGATCAAGTATTTGGATTCAGGTTCGGCCTGA
- a CDS encoding beta-galactosidase — MNSRLQRALFVAVGTVVGISYAGAASDKAAPANTPSNIAPANAPFTNVLYGAAYYHEYMPYERLDKDVALMKEAGISVVRMGESTWSLWEPEDGKFEYAWMDRVVDAMGKAGIKVIMGTPTYSIPTWMYHAHPEVLARPIGGAETSYGMRQNMDTDSPAYRFYAQRLIRNMVEHYRDNPSVIGWQIDNETGAYGATNHDVFVGFTNHLKKKFGTTDALNKAWGMNYWGEDVNGWENLPTRDGTISTGYKLEWSRWSQMRVTDFLNWQAGIVREYRRPDQFVTQDFGGIGRRDVDEFQVAKSLDVVADNPYHGTQDHMDGAAQAFQGDLARSLKHANYLVTETNAQTIGWDSTIQYPPYDGQIRLDVYTHLSSGANMVEYWHWASIPSGQEVYWKGVLGHDLEPNRAYAEVSKTAHELNRIGTHLVNLKIANQVGILYSVDSANGLDFMPIVRQGNDPWPAAKTGPEYTSLINQLHRSLYELNVGTDFVFADDPDFSRYKVLIVPALYVADDALLQKISDFVKGGGRVLMTFKSGFTNENNAVRWVRAPGPLREAAGFSYQEFSNLEKPLALKDDPFHAGADNKVSYWAEFLIPEHAKALAYYDHPFFGRWPAITENQFGAGSLTYEGTFLTNALQKSVLLGVLKEAGLTGADQSLPASVRVKHGTNGMGKKVHYYLNYSSEEQPVSYAYGAGVDLISGAAIQPSATLQVKPWDVAIVEEK; from the coding sequence TTGAATTCGAGATTACAGAGAGCTTTGTTTGTCGCTGTTGGGACTGTTGTTGGAATTTCTTATGCGGGCGCGGCTTCGGATAAGGCTGCCCCTGCGAATACTCCGTCGAATATTGCTCCGGCGAATGCTCCTTTCACTAACGTGTTGTATGGGGCTGCTTACTATCACGAGTACATGCCGTATGAACGACTCGACAAAGACGTGGCGTTGATGAAAGAGGCGGGAATCAGCGTCGTGCGGATGGGGGAGTCCACGTGGAGCCTTTGGGAGCCGGAGGATGGCAAGTTCGAGTATGCGTGGATGGATCGTGTGGTGGATGCGATGGGCAAGGCGGGGATCAAGGTGATTATGGGCACGCCGACTTATTCGATTCCAACATGGATGTATCACGCGCATCCCGAGGTGCTGGCAAGGCCGATCGGTGGGGCGGAGACCTCGTATGGGATGCGGCAGAACATGGATACGGATAGTCCGGCATATCGTTTTTATGCGCAGCGGCTGATTCGGAATATGGTGGAGCATTATCGCGATAATCCTTCGGTGATTGGCTGGCAGATTGATAACGAGACGGGCGCGTATGGGGCGACGAACCATGATGTGTTTGTGGGGTTTACGAATCATCTTAAGAAGAAGTTCGGCACTACGGATGCTCTGAATAAGGCATGGGGAATGAATTACTGGGGTGAGGATGTCAATGGGTGGGAGAACCTGCCTACGCGGGATGGCACGATCAGTACGGGTTACAAATTGGAGTGGTCGCGCTGGTCGCAGATGCGAGTGACGGACTTTTTGAATTGGCAGGCGGGGATTGTACGCGAGTACCGACGGCCGGATCAGTTTGTGACGCAGGATTTTGGCGGCATTGGTAGGCGGGACGTCGATGAGTTTCAGGTTGCCAAGTCACTGGATGTGGTTGCGGACAATCCATATCACGGGACGCAGGACCACATGGATGGGGCCGCGCAGGCGTTTCAGGGGGACTTGGCGCGTTCGCTGAAGCATGCGAATTATTTGGTTACGGAGACGAACGCTCAGACGATTGGGTGGGACTCGACGATTCAGTATCCGCCGTACGATGGCCAGATTCGGCTGGATGTTTATACGCATCTTTCGAGCGGCGCGAACATGGTGGAGTATTGGCATTGGGCCTCGATTCCTTCGGGGCAGGAGGTTTACTGGAAGGGCGTTCTTGGGCATGATCTGGAGCCGAACAGGGCTTATGCGGAGGTGTCGAAGACGGCGCATGAGTTGAACCGGATTGGGACGCATCTGGTGAACCTGAAGATTGCGAATCAGGTTGGGATTCTTTATAGCGTGGATTCAGCGAATGGGTTGGACTTCATGCCGATTGTGCGGCAAGGGAATGATCCGTGGCCAGCGGCGAAGACGGGGCCGGAGTATACAAGCCTTATCAATCAACTGCATCGTTCGCTGTATGAGTTGAATGTCGGGACGGATTTCGTCTTTGCCGATGATCCGGATTTTTCGCGCTACAAGGTGCTGATTGTTCCGGCCCTTTATGTCGCGGATGATGCGCTGCTGCAGAAGATTTCGGACTTTGTGAAGGGTGGGGGCCGAGTTCTGATGACCTTCAAGAGCGGGTTTACGAATGAGAATAATGCCGTGCGGTGGGTGCGGGCTCCGGGGCCGCTGCGGGAGGCGGCGGGGTTTAGCTATCAGGAGTTCTCGAATCTGGAAAAGCCGCTGGCGCTGAAGGATGATCCGTTTCATGCCGGGGCGGACAACAAGGTGAGCTATTGGGCGGAGTTTTTGATTCCGGAACATGCCAAGGCTTTGGCTTACTATGACCATCCTTTCTTTGGCCGCTGGCCGGCGATTACGGAGAACCAGTTTGGCGCGGGTTCGTTGACCTATGAAGGGACTTTTTTGACTAATGCGCTTCAGAAGAGCGTGCTGCTTGGAGTGCTGAAAGAGGCTGGGCTGACGGGGGCTGACCAGTCGCTACCCGCTTCGGTGCGCGTGAAGCATGGGACTAATGGGATGGGGAAGAAAGTCCACTACTACCTGAATTATTCGAGTGAGGAGCAGCCGGTCTCTTACGCTTATGGGGCTGGGGTGGATCTGATCTCGGGCGCAGCGATTCAGCCGTCGGCGACGTTACAGGTAAAGCCGTGGGATGTGGCGATTGTGGAAGAGAAGTAG
- a CDS encoding HAD family hydrolase yields MTQIQAILFDYGQVLSTPPDPAAWQRMRTITGLDEDTLHREYWAPRHDYDRGDLTGETYWKLLTSKAGLSITPEQLTALIDADTDLWAQLNTPMVDWAQRLQRAGMRTGILSNMPDAMEAGLRARHHWIEAFDHNTWSHSLNLAKPEPEIYHHAAEGLRTPHANILFIDDKPENIAAAIATGMQAIQYSDHATFEHEMETRGLDYLLQLQGSTDSQIGKI; encoded by the coding sequence ATGACACAGATTCAAGCCATTCTCTTCGACTACGGCCAGGTCCTCTCCACCCCACCCGATCCCGCCGCATGGCAGCGCATGCGTACCATCACCGGCCTCGATGAAGACACTCTCCACCGCGAATACTGGGCGCCCCGCCACGACTACGACCGTGGCGACCTCACAGGCGAAACCTACTGGAAGCTCCTTACATCCAAAGCCGGCCTCTCCATCACACCCGAGCAACTCACCGCCCTCATCGACGCCGACACCGATCTCTGGGCCCAACTCAACACCCCCATGGTCGACTGGGCTCAGCGTCTCCAGCGAGCCGGCATGCGCACCGGCATCCTCTCCAACATGCCCGACGCCATGGAAGCCGGCCTCCGCGCTCGTCATCACTGGATCGAAGCCTTCGACCACAACACCTGGTCCCACTCCCTCAACCTGGCCAAGCCCGAGCCCGAAATCTACCATCACGCCGCCGAAGGCCTCCGCACCCCACACGCCAACATCCTCTTCATCGACGACAAACCCGAAAACATCGCCGCAGCCATCGCCACGGGAATGCAAGCTATCCAGTACAGCGACCACGCCACCTTCGAACACGAGATGGAAACCCGCGGCCTAGACTACCTCCTACAACTCCAGGGGAGTACCGATTCCCAAATCGGGAAAATATAG